From Thermoflavifilum aggregans, a single genomic window includes:
- a CDS encoding DUF389 domain-containing protein translates to MPRISLFRSLIHHIDLRSEIEMTDDIHQSIERDVVFKGTNLWILGFAIIVASIGLNVNSTAVIIGAMLISPLMGPITGMGYSIAIYDFALFRKALKNLAFAVGASLFASTLYFLITPLSAAHSELLARTSPTIYDVLIAFFGGLAGIIATSSKQKGNVIPGVAIATALMPPLCTAGYGLATAQWKYFAGAFYLFTINATFIAFAATLASQILEFPIRKEIEESRKKVINRLIYLIITLIFIPSLYLGYRLVEKEKFTERANQFVNQVNIVGDSYLLRNEINPSQKTIVLIYGGAMLTDKEKQQIKLRAGDFSLHPASVIIKQGFSFENTQQNINLENERQSLQAQINKLSILLSEKQKIIDSLMQPDTLALQILREINAIYPQIVTCTYGHTYQYIQNDTAYVPRRVDLILLGLETRDISTRDKEKINRWLKNRLHNQHIEVYYQFSVKKQIAENKQRH, encoded by the coding sequence ATGCCTCGTATCAGCCTGTTTCGAAGCCTCATTCACCACATTGATTTGCGGTCTGAAATCGAAATGACCGACGATATTCACCAGTCCATTGAAAGAGATGTAGTATTTAAAGGTACCAACTTGTGGATATTAGGTTTTGCGATTATTGTGGCTTCCATTGGATTGAATGTCAATTCCACTGCAGTTATTATCGGTGCGATGTTGATTTCACCTCTTATGGGGCCCATTACTGGTATGGGTTACAGCATTGCAATTTATGATTTTGCTTTATTCAGAAAAGCACTGAAGAATTTGGCTTTCGCTGTTGGTGCCAGCTTATTTGCTTCTACTCTGTATTTTTTGATTACACCTTTGTCTGCAGCACATTCGGAATTACTTGCCCGAACCAGTCCCACGATTTATGATGTGCTAATTGCTTTCTTTGGCGGATTAGCGGGTATTATAGCCACCAGCAGCAAGCAAAAAGGCAATGTGATTCCCGGAGTAGCCATTGCTACGGCTCTCATGCCACCTCTTTGCACGGCAGGATATGGATTGGCTACAGCTCAATGGAAATATTTTGCGGGAGCATTTTATTTGTTCACGATTAATGCAACATTTATTGCATTTGCTGCCACATTGGCCTCACAGATTCTTGAATTTCCCATCCGCAAAGAAATTGAAGAAAGCAGAAAGAAAGTGATAAATCGTTTGATTTATCTAATTATCACACTCATTTTTATTCCTAGTTTATACCTGGGCTACCGGCTTGTGGAAAAAGAAAAATTTACTGAAAGAGCCAACCAGTTTGTCAATCAGGTTAATATTGTGGGCGACAGTTATTTGCTGAGAAACGAAATAAATCCTTCCCAGAAAACAATTGTATTGATTTATGGAGGAGCTATGCTAACCGATAAAGAGAAACAGCAAATAAAATTACGAGCAGGTGATTTTTCATTACATCCAGCTTCAGTCATAATTAAACAAGGTTTTTCTTTTGAAAATACGCAGCAAAACATAAATCTGGAAAATGAAAGGCAGTCTCTTCAGGCACAGATCAATAAATTAAGCATATTGCTAAGTGAAAAACAAAAAATTATTGACAGCCTGATGCAACCTGATACATTAGCATTGCAGATTCTGCGTGAAATTAACGCTATTTATCCACAAATCGTTACCTGTACATATGGACATACCTATCAGTATATTCAAAATGATACAGCCTATGTGCCCCGTCGGGTTGATCTCATATTGCTGGGTTTGGAAACACGTGATATCAGTACAAGAGACAAAGAGAAAATCAATCGTTGGTTGAAAAACAGACTTCACAACCAGCATATTGAGGTATATTATCAGTTTTCTGTCAAAAAGCAGATTGCAGAAAACAAGCAGCGACACTAA